Proteins from one Peromyscus eremicus unplaced genomic scaffold, PerEre_H2_v1 PerEre#2#chr22_unloc_1, whole genome shotgun sequence genomic window:
- the Fem1a gene encoding protein fem-1 homolog A has protein sequence MDLHTAVYNAAHDGKLQLLQKLLAGRGREELDELLGEVAGGGTPLLIAARRGHLDVVEYLVDHCGASVEAGGSVHFDGETIEGAPPLWAASAAGHLAVVRSLLLRGASVNRTTRTNSTPLRAACFDGHLDVVRYLVGEHKADLEVANRHGHTCLMISCYKGHREIARYLLERGAQVNRRSAKGNTALHDCAESGSLEILQLLLGCHARMERDGYGMTPLLAASVTGHTNIVEYLIQEQPGHGQLSGTELPEEGSPQGARSGSSTLEEAEPYESCCPTSREAAVEALELLGATYVDKKRDLLGALKHWRRAMELRHQGGDYLPKPEPQQLVLAYDYSREVTTPQELEALITDPDEMRMQALLIRERILGPSHPDTSYYIRYRGAVYADSGNFERCIRLWKYALDMQQSNLEPLSPMTASSFLSFAELFSYVLQDRSAKGNLGMQLGFPDLMGVLSKGVREVERALQLPKEPGDSAQFTKAIAIILHLLYLLEKVECTPSQEHLKHQTVYRLLKCAPRGKNGFTPLHMAVDKETTNVGRYRVGVFPSLHVVKVLLDCGADPDSRDFDNNTPLHIAAQNNCPAIMDALIEAGAHMDATNAFKKTAYELLDAKLLAKSTVQPFNYVTLQCLAARALDRNKVPYKGFIPEELEAFIQLH, from the coding sequence ATGGATCTGCACACCGCCGTGTACAATGCGGCGCACGACGGCaagctgcagctgctgcagaagctgctggccggccgCGGGCGGGAGGAGCTGGACGAGCTCCTGGGTGAGGTGGCAGGTGGCGGCACCCCGCTGCTGATCGCTGCGCGCCGCGGACACCTGGACGTGGTGGAGTACCTGGTGGACCACTGCGGCGCCAGCGTGGAGGCGGGCGGCTCCGTGCACTTCGATGGCGAGACCATCGAGGGCGCGCCGCCGCTCTGGGCCGCGTCGGCAGCGGGCCACCTGGCCGTGGTGCGTAGCCTGCTGCTCCGAGGCGCCTCGGTCAACCGCACCACGCGCACCAACTCCACTCCGCTGCGCGCCGCCTGCTTCGATGGCCACCTGGATGTGGTGCGCTACCTGGTGGGCGAGCACAAGGCTGACCTGGAGGTAGCCAACCGCCACGGCCACACGTGCCTCATGATCTCCTGCTACAAGGGCCACCGCGAGATCGCACGGTACCTGCTGGAGCGCGGCGCGCAGGTGAACCGGCGCAGCGCCAAGGGCAACACGGCTCTGCACGATTGTGCCGAGTCCGGCAgcctggagatcctgcagctgctgctgggcTGTCACGCTCGCATGGAGCGCGACGGCTATGGCATGACCCCGTTGCTGGCCGCCAGTGTCACCGGACACACCAACATCGTGGAGTACCTCATCCAGGAGCAGCCAGGCCACGGGCAGCTCTCAGGGACGGAGCTGCCCGAGGAAGGCTCCCCCCAGGGCGCACGCAGCGGCAGTTCCACCCTGGAGGAAGCAGAGCCTTATGAGAGCTGCTGCCCCACCAGCCGGGAAGCAGCTGTGGAGGCTTTGGAGCTTCTGGGAGCCACCTATGTGGATAAGAAAAGGGATCTGCTTGGAGCCCTGAAGCACTGGAGAAGGGCGATGGAACTCCGCCACCAGGGTGGGGACTACCTCCCCAAGCCTGAGCCCCAACAGCTGGTTCTGGCCTACGACTATTCCAGGGAGGTGACCACGCCCCAAGAGCTGGAGGCCCTCATCACAGATCCTGATGAGATGCGGATGCAGGCCCTGCTGATACGGGAAAGGATCCTGGGCCCCTCGCACCCCGACACTTCATACTACATAAGGTACCGGGGTGCTGTCTATGCGGACTCTGGGAATTTCGAGCGCTGTATCCGTCTGTGGAAATATGCCTTGGACATGCAACAGAGCAACTTGGAGCCCCTGAGCCCCATGACTGCCAGCAGCTTCCTGTCATTTGCGGAGCTCTTCTCCTACGTGCTGCAGGACCGCTCGGCCAAGGGCAACCTGGGCATGCAGCTCGGTTTCCCCGACCTCATGGGCGTGCTCAGCAAAGGGGTTCGGGAAGTGGAGCGGGCTCTGCAGCTGCCCAAGGAGCCGGGCGACTCGGCGCAGTTCACCAAAGCCATTGCCATCATCCTCCACCTGCTATATCTGCTGGAGAAGGTGGAGTGCACACCTAGCCAGGAACACCTCAAACACCAGACAGTCTACCGCCTGCTCAAGTGTGCCCCGCGCGGCAAGAACGGCTTCACCCCATTGCACATGGCGGTGGACAAGGAGACCACCAACGTGGGCCGCTACCGAGTGGGTGTCTTCCCTTCGCTGCACGTGGTAAAGGTGCTGCTGGACTGCGGGGCCGACCCCGACAGCCGGGACTTTGACAACAACACTCCGCTGCACATCGCCGCCCAAAACAACTGCCCAGCAATCATGGATGCGCTCATCGAAGCTGGGGCCCACATGGATGCCACCAATGCCTTCAAGAAGACGGCCTATGAGCTGCTAGATGCAAAGCTGCTGGCCAAGAGCACCGTGCAGCCTTTCAACTACGTGACGCTGCAGTGCCTGGCCGCCCGCGCCCTGGACAGGAACAAGGTCCCGTACAAGGGCTTCATCCCAGAGGAGCTAGAGGCCTTCATCCAGCTGCACTGA
- the Ticam1 gene encoding TIR domain-containing adapter molecule 1, which translates to MANPGPSLHGAFDILEAMERDRLAHLKHKLGSLHPGSQESKLLHAMVLLVLGQDTEARTSLESLKVDTVARLVAHQWAGVDSTEGPEEPPDLSWTVARLYHLLAEENLCPASTRDMAYQVALRDLASRDDHLLGQLQKEAWDRCSSDVMGDSRGSQPLRSDQGGLPPSSASPSLTRSQPRPIDTSDWSRGHSLHSTGSIASLASHLEISQSPTLPFLCPQRGTRGPSKLCDTPPASPEPQLVLVGCQEPEEVSWPPSVETSVPLGSPHRTGVPEVSPEVASAILPDSPAAPDTSVHCPVECTEVSADSRSLLPPTTEGTGKQLSITSQTSPPGSVGDDSPQNTTSNPPVQPPSSQAPSTLPPSPPSSSSSSSSCSAPPASVSPILGHLETSEQKFYNFVVIHARADEHVALRIREKLETLGVPDGATFCEEFQVPGRGELHCLQDAIDHSGYTILLLTANFDCRLSLHQVNHALMNSLTQSGRQDCVIPLLPLECSQAQLSPNTTSLLHSLVWLDEHSPIFARKVANTFKPQKLQAHRIRWEKKQEARALKEQSIQLEAERQRAAAMSAAYSAYVQSCSAWQAQMDSLQGAFGKDLSVGTPTFFPRWLGCPQPTPSHPQQGGTPVSPYFPQPPSFPQTPSFPQPPSFPQPPSFPQPPSFPQPPSFPQPASFPQPPSFPQSPSFPQSPPFPSASSAAPQTPGSLIIHHAQMVQLGVNNHMWGQTGAQSTDDKTGCLEEPCMGPPSDQEGPQLGPPE; encoded by the coding sequence ATGGCCAACCCAGGCCCATCACTCCATGGTGCCTTTGATATTCTAGAAGCCATGGAAAGGGACAGGCTGGCCCACCTGAAACACAAGTTGGGGAGTCTGCATCCAGGCAGCCAGGAGTCCAAGCTTCTTCACGCCATGGTGCTCTTGGTTCTGGGCCAGGACACTGAGGCCAGGACCTCTTTGGAGTCCTTGAAGGTGGACACGGTGGCCCGGCTGGTAGCCCACCAGTGGGCAGGTGTAGACAGCACAGAAGGCCCTGAGGAGCCTCCAGATTTGTCTTGGACTGTGGCTCGCCTGTACCACCTGCTGGCTGAGGAGAACCTGTGTCCGGCTTCCACAAGGGACATGGCTTACCAGGTGGCCCTCCGTGACCTCGCCTCCCGGGATGACCACCTGCTGGGCCAACTGCAGAAGGAGGCCTGGGATCGGTGTAGTTCAGACGTCATGGGGGACTCCCGTGGCTCCCAGCCACTCCGTTCTGATCAGGGTGGCCTGCCGCCatcttcagcatccccttcattgACCAGAAGCCAGCCTCGACCCATTGATACGTCAGACTGGAGCCGGGGGCATTCTCTACACTCCACTGGTAGCATtgcctcactggccagccacttGGAGATCAGCCAGTCAcccactctgcctttcctctGTCCACAACGTGGAACCCGTGGGCCCAGCAAGCTCTGTGACACACCCCCGGCCTCCCCTGAACCTCAGCTTGTCCTTGTAGGCTGCCAAGAACCCGAGGAAGTGAGCTGGCCCCCGTCAGTGGAGACCAGCGTCCCCTTGGGGTCACCACACAGAACTGGGGTCCCAGAGGTGTCCCCTGAGGTGGCTTCGGCCATCCTCCCTGACTCTCCGGCTGCTCCAGACACGAGTGTCCACTGCCCTGTTGAATGCACGGAGGTGTCTGCAGACTCTCGGTCTCTCCTGCCACCCACCACGGAAGGCACTGGAAAGCAGCTGTCTATCACAAGTCAGACGTCACCTCCTGGTTCTGTAGGAGATGACAGTCCGCAGAACACCACATCCAACCCCCCTGTCCAGCCACCGTCCTCCCAGGCCCCCTCTACACTGCCTCCTTCCCCTCCGTCCTCCAGTTCCTCCTCCAGCAGCTGCTCTGCTCCCCCAGCCTCCGTGTCCCCCATTCTGGGCCACTTGGAAACATCTGAGCAGAAATTCTATAACTTCGTGGTCATCCATGCCAGGGCTGATGAACACGTGGCCCTACGTATCCGAGAGAAGCTGGAGACCCTTGGGGTGCCCGATGGGGCCACCTTCTGTGAGGAATTTCAGGTGCCTGGGCGTGGTGAGCTGCATTGTCTCCAAGATGCCATCGACCACTCGGGGTATACTATTCTGCTCCTGACCGCCAACTTCGACTGTCGTCTGAGCCTGCACCAAGTCAACCATGCCCTTATGAACAGCCTCACGCAGTCGGGAAGGCAGGACTGTGtgatccccctcctcccactgGAGTGCTCCCAGGCCCAGCTCAGCCCCAACACAACCAGCTTGCTCCACAGCCTTGTGTGGCTGGATGAACACTCCCCGATCTTTGCCAGGAAGGTGGCGAACACCTTCAAACCACAGAAGCTCCAGGCACACCGGATACGCTGGGAGAAAAAGCAGGAGGCCAGGGCCCTCAAGGAGCAGAGCATCCAGCTAGAGGCTGAGCGGCAAAGGGCGGCTGCCATGTCGGCTGCCTACTCAGCCTACGTCCAAAGTTGCAGCGCCTGGCAAGCGCAGATGGACAGCCTGCAGGGGGCCTTCGGGAAGGACTTGTCAGTGGGGACCCCTACATTCTTCCCCCGTTGGCTGGGATGTCCACAGCCAACACCTTCACATCCACAGCAGGGTGGTACCCCAGTTTCCCCCTATTTCCCACAACCTCCATCTTTCCCGCAGACTCCTTCTTTCCCGCAGCCACCGTCTTTCCCGCAGCCTCCGTCTTTCCCGCAGCCTCCTTCTTTCCCGCAGCCACCGTCTTTCCCGCAGCCTGCGTCTTTCCCGCAGCCTCCTTCTTTCCCGCAGTCCCCATCTTTCCCGCAGTCCCCACCCTTCCCATCTGCCTCCTCCGCAGCCCCCCAGACTCCAGGATCGCTCATTATTCACCATGCCCAGATGGTTCAGCTGGGCGTCAACAACCACATGTGGGGCCAGACAGGGGCCCAGTCGACGGATGACAAGACTGGGTGTCTGGAGGAACCCTGCATGGGCCCTCCGAGTGACCAGGAGGGACCCCAACTTGGGCCTCCAGAGTGA